One window of Scheffersomyces stipitis CBS 6054 chromosome 1, whole genome shotgun sequence genomic DNA carries:
- a CDS encoding predicted protein, whose translation MTFSKFSPYYVLGTYAYNWLFCWPRLYSSWQFSRTAVIETQTSLRTPAKGRNLDAQVHAPKYYTGATGATDATRATDATTETERNSDLHRGSHLYLPILARARWKKTPDQQFLDFGTWTEQWLYCDNTTRLYTTIAIATALYSLQGRLPSLTSEWLQISIPPVASLQRISEFHLEISRTETVWWTSHTNGVGNGEGFFVVAPSFATVSDPVPDIRSNRTTSTPMLASETYMQTRAAPKYGESVKNILYWCLAAEDYPATQRVVCNDPRRPTKHNLNVPTRVFHRR comes from the exons ATGACATTTCTGAAATTCAGTCCGTACTACGTTCTCGGCACGTACGCTTATAATTGGCTATTCTGCTGGCCCAGACTTTATAGCTCGTGGCAATTCAGCCGTACAGCTGTAATCGAGACACAGACCTCGCTAAGAACTCCTGCGAAAGGGAGGAATCTAGATGCCCAAGTCCACGCTCCAAAGTACTACACAGGTGCTACAGGTGCTACAGATGCTACTCGTGCTACAGATGCTACAACAG AAACGGAGAGAAATTCCGACCTACACAGAGGGAGCCATTTGTACCTCCCAATCCTCGCTAGAGCCCGGTGGAAAAAGACACCCGACCAGCAATTTCTCGACTTCGGAACATGGACCGAACAATGGCTCTATTGCGACAATACCACACGGCTATATACGACTATCGCCATAGCTACAGCCCTCTATCTGCTACAGGGTCGTCTCCCGCTGCTCACTAGTGAGTGGCTACAAATTTCAATACCGCCAGTCGCTTCCCTACAGCGGATTTCA GAATTCCACCTTGAGATCTCCCGGACTGAAACCGTTTGGTGGACCTCCCACACCAACGGTGTGGGCAACGGTGAGGGCTTCTTTGTGGTGGCTCCGCTGTTTGCGACCGTCTCAGACCCGGTCCCAGATATACGTTCAAACAGGACCACTTCTACGCCCATGCTAGCCAGCGAGACTTATATGCAGACACGAGCAGCACCTAAATATGGTGAGCTGGTTAAAAATATCCTCTACTGGTGCTTAGCAGCTGAGGACTACCCTGCAACACAACGTGTTGTTTGCAACGACCCTAGAAGACCCACAAAACACAACTTGAACGTGCCAACACGGGTCTTTCACAGGCGCTAA
- the PMU1 gene encoding hypothetical protein (phosphoglycerol mutase related), with amino-acid sequence MFVPFFFIFSLALAIPQHILTIQHSPKFKSVNRFFKQNNPATNDSDFSILADIGLNSNYSWSELVDELTSLNKHHHHKQYKLFLLQRHGEGFHNIAPDLVANWTCQWQMQDGNDEMEWYDARLTEVGHEQITNLSKSIETEIERRQMPLPESFYVSPMRRTLETWDLTWSTITKQQPLIKEFARETYGIGTESKRHTKEYIGQNYPFAVFEAGFSQNDELWKSEVHESNQHRNYRAAQLLSDIFINDSNQIISIVSHSGLIKSILKVIGHRKWTLKTGQMIPVIIEVDYTKRGRDFNLRKPWGRLPEYCFAHSD; translated from the coding sequence ATGTTTGTGccgttcttcttcattttttcCTTAGCTTTGGCTATTCCACAGCATATTCTCACCATTCAGCATTCgcccaagttcaagtcgGTGAACCGTTTCTTCAAACAGAACAATCCAGCTACAAACGACAGTGACTTCTCCATCTTGGCCGATATTGGACTAAACAGCAATTACAGCTGGTCTGAGTTGGTCGACGAACTTACGCTGCTCAACAAACATCACCACCATAAGCAATACAAATTATTCTTACTCCAGAGACACGGAGAAGGTTTCCACAACATTGCTCCGGATCTCGTTGCTAATTGGACCTGTCAGTGGCAGATGCAAGATGGTAATGACGAAATGGAATGGTACGACGCCAGACTTACAGAAGTCGGACACGAGCAGATCACCAACTTATCGAAGCTGATAGAGACAGAGATTGAACGTCGTCAAATGCCATTACCAGAGTCTTTCTATGTAAGTCCTATGAGAAGAACTCTCGAAACCTGGGACTTGACATGGAGCACCATTACGAAACAACAACCACTTATCAAGGAGTTTGCCAGAGAAACATACGGAATCGGCACAGAAAGTAAGAGACATACAAAGGAATACATTGGCCAGAACTATCCTTTCGCAGTATTCGAGGCAGGCTTTAGCCAGAACGATGAGCTCTGGAAGTCCGAGGTACACGAACTGAACCAACACCGTAACTACCGGGCCGCCCAGTTACTTTCAGACATCTTCATTAACGACTCAAACCAGATCATCAGTATCGTTTCACATTCTGGACTTATCAAATCGATTTTGAAGGTAATTGGACACAGAAAATGGACATTGAAGACCGGCCAGATGATTCCAGTCATCATCGAAGTCGATTACACCAAGAGAGGTAGAGACTTTAACTTGCGCAAGCCATGGGGACGCTTGCCTGAATATTGTTTTGCTCATAGTGACTAA